GGTCAAGCCCGTCGCCGCGAGCGAGCACCTGACGGATAACTTCCGCTGTCTCGACCATGGGCTCGTTCCTGTCCTCGGGTGGCCTAGCACGGTCGCGCGCGGACGCGATCTTTTCTTCGTTGGTCATCGTCACTGGAGGCCTCCCACGGCCTGGAAGCTCCCACGCATCTTGTTCGAAATGAGTTCTCGCGCGTGAAACGGAACGGACACGGACACACCTCTCTCGCCGCGGCTTCCCGCGTAGCTGCTTCGAAAACTGGGCGCATACGAACGTCGCAGCGGTCCCCGGAGAGGAATCGCGCGACTAGGTGTCTGAGTGGGGGGCTTACTCGATTAGAACGTCAGCATCGAACCACCTCTCCGAAGGAAAACTCCGGAGAGAGCGGGAGCTCCGTCCGGACACGCTTGCTCACGTCGTTGCTGTGAGCCCCATGCTCGCGAATGCGAGAAGGCACCTTGGGCGTCCGCCAGGAAGTCGGGTCCGATGAATTCGGACCACTCGACATGGTGTTGGAATGTTTAACGGATTTCGTGACGCCTGTCGACTCCCATGACACAACGATGCCCAGGCCGCTCCCTACCCTCGCGCCGTACGTTCGGCTCGCCGCGGACCCAGCTGCGAAGGAATCGGCCCGATTTTCGGAGGCGGCGAGGTCGATGTCGGCCCCTCATGCTAGAAGCGTGTGCAGGGTCGAGCGCGGTCGTGCTCCGTCATCGAGGCCAGCCCAGGAGAAGTCGAGCCGGATTCGAAAAGCTTCGCAATCTGACCGAATTCGACGAAGAATCCGTGAACGACCTCCATCTAGAGACACACACCATGGCAAGAGACCCCAAGACCATTTCCGGCTTGTTGGAGGAGGCGCTCGACCCGCGCGAATCCTGCTGGAAGGTGCATGGCAGCCGCGTCAATGGCCACCCGGAACACTCGCCGAACACCCTGAAGGTCATGGAGTTCCTCCGGTCGTTCGGGTTGAAAGCGACCCCCACCTGCGCCATGGGAATCTGCTGCGCCGATAGCTACTCCATCGACGTGGGCTTCCTAGACGGCGGTTTCTACGGCCGCACCGCCGAATACGAGTCGGTGAGAAGCCTTCTGGCGTCCGGCGAGCTCGACAGGGACGCTCTCGCCGAATACCGCCTCGAGATGGCCGAACGGGCCGACGAGGAGGGAGCCTGGGTGAGGGGGCCTCGCGCCGCCCTGTTCATCGCCCTCGGGCTTGGCCTGCGCGTGCCCTCGAAATTCTGCAAGGCACACGGCCTCGAAGGCGTCACGTTCGAGCAGCTCGCCATGGAGGCCCGATTCGAGAGATTTTACCGGACCACGACCTTCGTCGCGTTCGATGGCGAGCGGCGCATCGAGATCCGCATCGGCGACCATCATCGGACCGACCTCGACAAGATACTCGACGCGCGCGGTGCAAAAGAATGGGCCTATGTGACGGCATGGAACCCTCGATCAGTCGAGGCCTCGCGGGAGGGGAACGACGCGGCTCAGGAACGGCTTCGTCAAGCGCTGCGCGCCGAAGGGATCGACTTCCTTGAGGGGATGAGCGAGCCCGCCGACGGAAGCCCAGGGGAAGCGAGCCTCCTCGCGTTCATTGTTCAGGAGCGCGCCGCCGCGATGGGTCGGGCGTTCGTTCAGAACGCGATCGTCGTCGGGGCAATGGACGAGCCAGCAGAGCTACTCTGGCTACACCCGCCCGGAGCCTAAGCACACTTAAAGGCTCGCTATCCCTCCTTCGCCGGGTGCCAGGAGGGGTCCCGGACTAAGAATCGCGCCGTCGTCCGTCAGAATCCTCGTGCAGATCGCGTCTTTGAAAAGATTCTCCGCGCATGGTCTAGAGTGCCCTGCGCCGTCCTCGTTCGAAGAACGACGAACGAGATCCCAGACCGGAGCCCTGATGAGCCTCTCGACCCTCTGCAAGCCCCGTGCATCTGTCTTCGAGCGCGATCGCCGCGCCACCGTCCTTAACCTCGACACCTTCCTCGACGGCCGGGTCTCGGGAGAGGAGTTCTTCCGCGAGAACTACTTCACCGCGGGGATGGACACCCTCGTCCAGACCTGCTTCCGGCACCTGTCGGGTCGCAGTGGATCGTCTACCTTCCTGCTCTCCCAGGCCATGGGCGGCGGCAAGACCCACAGCATGATCGGCCTCGGCCTTCTCGCTCGGGATCCGGCGCTGCGTCGAAGCGTCCTCGGGGACGCCGACCCCGCGCCCAACCTTGGCAAGGTCCGGGTGATCGGCTTCCAAGGTCGCAACACGGGGACCGACTTCGGAATCTGGGGCGCCCTCGCCGATCAGATCGGCCGTCGCGATCACTTCCACAGATTCTACGCGCCTCTCTCCGCCCCGTCGCCCGGGGGGTGGAAGGAGTTGCTCAAGGATCAGCCGACGATCATCCTCCTGGACGAGCTGCCGCCCTACATGGTGCACGCGCGGTCGGTGTCCATCGGCGCCAGCGACCTCTCCGCGGTGACGGCGGTGGCCCTCTCCAACCTCCTGGTGGCAGTTTCGGACCTCGACAACGTCTGCGTAATAATCTCGGACCTTGGCGGTACCGCCTGGGGAGAGGGCGGAACGGCGATCACCGGCTCTATCAAGAGCTTCGAGCGCGAGACCAACCGGATCGCGGTCAACATCACCCCGGTAAATCCCCAGGGTGACGAGCTCTATCACATCCTTCGCTGTCGCCTCTTCGATGGGGTTCCCGCGAAGGAGGATGTGGAGAGAGTCGCCCGCACCTACCGCGACGCCCACGCCGAAGCGGTGAAGATGGGTCTAACCACCACCCAGTCCGAGTCGCTGTACCAGCAGATCCTCGACTCGTATCCGTTCCACCCAGCCTGGCGGGATCTGGTGGGCCGCTTCAAGGAGAACGAAGGCTTCCAGCAGACCCGCGGCGTAATCCGGCTCATGCAGATGTTGATCGGAAACCTCTGGACTACTGGCCAGGCCGATCGCTCCGACCTCGTCCATCCCTACGATCTGGACCTCGCCAACGACGAGATCGCCGGCGAGGTGCGGACCATCAACCAGCACCTCACTCCGGCGATCGCCAACGATATCTCCGATCGGGGCCACGCCGAAGCGGAGGAGATCGACAAGAAGACCGGTACGACCGACGGCACCGACGCCGCCCGCCTCCTTCTCGTCGCTTCGCTCTCCACCATTCCCAACGCGCTCCACGGCCTTCGAGAGTTCGAGCTCTACGACATCCTCCAGCGGCCCGGCCGAGATCTCTCCTCCTTCAAGTCCGCCGTCCTGGACGTTCTCGAGACCCGCGCCTGGTACCTGCACCGCTCGCCCGACCAGCGGCTCTTCTTCAAGAACCAGCAGAACTTGGCTGCAAAGCTGCGCACTTATGCCCAGGCGCTCCACAAGGAGATCGTCCTCAAGGAGCTGCGAACCTTCCTCGAGAAGCGCTTCGAGCCGCAGCTCAAAGACGCCTACCAGTCGTTGGCAGTGCTCCCCGCCATGGACGAGGTGGAGCTCGACCAGGATCGGGTGGTGCTCATCCTCACCGAGCCACGCGGCGGGGAGGGCGGCCTCGCCCTCAGCTCGGAGTGGCAGGCGTGGTGGCAGAACCAGACTTTCAAGAACCGGGTGGTCTTCCTCACCGGCTCGCGCTTGGTGATGCAGAACGTGAACGATTGCGCCCGACAGTACCGGGCCCTGCAGAGCATCGAGGACGAGCTACGGACGGATAGCACGCCCCCCAACGATCCACAGTGGAAGGTTCTGGACGGCCTCCGGGACCGCATCGGCAACCAGCTCGGCTCCGCCCTCACCCAGGCCTTCGACACGCTGATCTATCCGAGCATCAACGAGAAGCTGCGGCCCCAAGGGATCTCCTTCGAGTTCCGCGGGAATTCGCTTAGCGGCGAGGATGCGGTCCGCAAGGCCCTCAAGGAGGCCCAGAAGCTCGAGACCGACACTACCTCCGATACCTTCCGAGCGCGGGCGGAGGCGCGGCTCTTCACCGCAAAGTCGATGCTCTGGAGTGAGGTCCGGCGCAAGGCCGCCACCTCCACCAACTGGCCTTTCCACTCGGCAAAGGCCCTCGAGGACCTGAAGGTCGACACCGTCAAAAAGGGCCACTGGCGCGACCAGGCGAACTATGTGGAGAAGGGACCGTTTCCAAAGGCGAAGACGTCGGTGGCCATCGAGGTGCTGGGCCGCAACGACGAGACCGGGGTCACCTGGCTGCGGATCGATCCGCTACACGGCGACACTGTGTACTTTGAGAAAGGCGACTCTATCCCCACCACCGCGTCCCCAAAGGTGGACGACTTTCAGCGTTTCGAGGCGTCCGGGCTGCGATACCGCTTCATCTGCGTGGACAGCCGAGGCGAGCATCCCGACGGCGATCCAGTGGACTGGAAGGGCCGGATCGTCGTCCGCTACCAAATCGATCAGGCGAACGGCCGCGTCAAGCTGCAGGCAATACCAAAGGGCCAGATCCGCTACTCCACCGACGGCGGCTCGCCAGAGAACGGCGCCACCTACGAGGGGCCCTTCGTCCCCCCCGACTCGTGCCGGATGGTTCTCGCCGTGGCAGAGGCCCAAGGGATCAAGTCGGAGCCCCTTCAGGTATCCATGCCCAGGCGGCACGAGGACGGAAGGCCGAAGTTCGAGGTGAAGGCCAACGCTCCTTGCCGGTGGAAGAAGCGGCACCGGCTCGACGCCACCGCGGACGTCTGGGCGTGGCTGGAGAAGCTGGAGAAGCATGACGGCACCGCGCGCCACCTCACTATCAACGCCCAGAGCGAGGACGGCGGCCAAACCCTGCGGTTCCAGGGGACGCACGAAGACGGCTACCCCGCGGCGGCGCTGCGCGTGCTCTTCGAGCAAGTGCAATCAGTGGTGGGCGGCCATTCGCTGCGCCTCGACGTCCTCGCGGTAAACTTCGCCGCGGGACAGAACCTCCTCGACTGGATCGCGTCGGACCGCGCCGAGCTGCAGCCGAATGAGGTGGAGCAGGTGTACGCCCATGTCTGAGCGCAGCCGTGGCAAATCCGGAGCCTCGCGGTCGAAGGCCGCCGGCGAATCCACGAAGGGGGCGGCGTCCAAGGCGATGGGCCTGGGCTTCCTTCCCGAGGAGGCGCGCCACGGCTTCGTGCTGCACCTACCATCGAGCCCCTCACCCGACTCCGAGGTGTCGATCTCGGAGCATCGCGAGTTCGAGGTCGACGAGGGACGCCTGCGGCTCCCCGTGCTGACCAAAGGCGATCCCGCGGTTCGCGTCGTCCTGCGTCGCGGCCAGTGGGAGGCGCTGGCCGGCGCGTTCTGGGCCGAGGCCACCCAGCGCCTCAAACGGTCCGGCCTCGAGGCGATCCGACAGCCGAAGAGGGGCGACGTGCCGCTGCATCCGCTCCTCGGCAAAGAGCTGTGCGTCCTCGCCTGGGCAATCGAGGACGCCGATCCCCAGATCATCCCCGAGGCCATCCGCAACTGGGAGGGACTAGCCCCCGAGGAGCGCTGGTGGCTCTACACCATGACTGCCGCCGCCACCGGCCAGGCCCATCAGCGGGGTATCGGCTGGCGGAAGGCCCTGCGCTTCGCCCTCACCGAGAACCCGATAACCAAGGGCGACGGCCTGCCCCCTCGCGCCCGCAAGCAGCTCCTTCAGAGCAACCAGTTGAGCCTGCTATGAGCAAGAAGACCTTCATCGAGACTCAGTTCCCTATCGCTCGCCTCTCTGCCGAGAGCTACAGGGAGCGAAAGGCCGTTTCGGGGCAGACGCTGACCGGCATTGGAAAATGGTGGGGACGGAAACCGCTGGTGTTGGTTCGGGCGAGCATACTAGGAATGCTCATTCCGGCGAGCCACGATCCAAAGCGCGATGCCGAGATCTTCCTCAAGCTGATGACCATGGATGACGGTGGTTTATGGCTTCGTCGCAAGGCTACCTTGCCGGATCGAGAGCTACTCGCGGCGGCGCCCGCGTACCGACAGGAGTGGAAAGATACTGACGATCGTGAGTCGCTGAGGGACCTGATTTGGGAGAGCCTGCCTCCAGAAGAGAGAGAACGGCTCAACGAAAAGCGCCGGTTTAGCCTGTCCCGCGATTCATTCGAAGCGTTGTCATATTCAGACAAGCTAAAAGTCTGCCTCCGTCCGGAGCACATCAGAGGCCCCGATCTAGAAGCTTGGAGCGAGATCAATGCTCATCTTGGAACTTCCGCAGGCAGCCTGGAAGAGCTGGTCGCCGAGCTTGGACGAAAGCGATTTGGTCGATTACCCCAGGTCGGCGATTCGTTCTGCGGGGGGGGAGTATTCCTTTCGAAGCTGCAAGGCTCGGCTGCGAGACCTACGCGAGCGATCTAAACCCAGTTGCAGGCCTTCTCACTTGGTCCAGTTTGAATCTGGTTGGAGGAGGCCGCGACGTTCGCAATCGCGTAAGAGCTGCGCAATCGGCTGCTTTTCGCGCCGCTGAAGCACAAATCGAAGATTGGGGCCTTGAGCAAAACGAACAGGGGTGGCGAGCCGAGGCATTTCTTTACTGCGTCGAAGTAAAGCCTCCTGATTGCGATTACTACATTCCTCTGGCGCCGAGCTGGCTTGTCGACGAATATCTCAGGACGGTAGTTATTTGGCGCCACGACGAAGGAATT
The Vulgatibacter incomptus DNA segment above includes these coding regions:
- a CDS encoding DUF3293 domain-containing protein, whose amino-acid sequence is MNDLHLETHTMARDPKTISGLLEEALDPRESCWKVHGSRVNGHPEHSPNTLKVMEFLRSFGLKATPTCAMGICCADSYSIDVGFLDGGFYGRTAEYESVRSLLASGELDRDALAEYRLEMAERADEEGAWVRGPRAALFIALGLGLRVPSKFCKAHGLEGVTFEQLAMEARFERFYRTTTFVAFDGERRIEIRIGDHHRTDLDKILDARGAKEWAYVTAWNPRSVEASREGNDAAQERLRQALRAEGIDFLEGMSEPADGSPGEASLLAFIVQERAAAMGRAFVQNAIVVGAMDEPAELLWLHPPGA
- a CDS encoding DUF499 domain-containing protein; amino-acid sequence: MSLSTLCKPRASVFERDRRATVLNLDTFLDGRVSGEEFFRENYFTAGMDTLVQTCFRHLSGRSGSSTFLLSQAMGGGKTHSMIGLGLLARDPALRRSVLGDADPAPNLGKVRVIGFQGRNTGTDFGIWGALADQIGRRDHFHRFYAPLSAPSPGGWKELLKDQPTIILLDELPPYMVHARSVSIGASDLSAVTAVALSNLLVAVSDLDNVCVIISDLGGTAWGEGGTAITGSIKSFERETNRIAVNITPVNPQGDELYHILRCRLFDGVPAKEDVERVARTYRDAHAEAVKMGLTTTQSESLYQQILDSYPFHPAWRDLVGRFKENEGFQQTRGVIRLMQMLIGNLWTTGQADRSDLVHPYDLDLANDEIAGEVRTINQHLTPAIANDISDRGHAEAEEIDKKTGTTDGTDAARLLLVASLSTIPNALHGLREFELYDILQRPGRDLSSFKSAVLDVLETRAWYLHRSPDQRLFFKNQQNLAAKLRTYAQALHKEIVLKELRTFLEKRFEPQLKDAYQSLAVLPAMDEVELDQDRVVLILTEPRGGEGGLALSSEWQAWWQNQTFKNRVVFLTGSRLVMQNVNDCARQYRALQSIEDELRTDSTPPNDPQWKVLDGLRDRIGNQLGSALTQAFDTLIYPSINEKLRPQGISFEFRGNSLSGEDAVRKALKEAQKLETDTTSDTFRARAEARLFTAKSMLWSEVRRKAATSTNWPFHSAKALEDLKVDTVKKGHWRDQANYVEKGPFPKAKTSVAIEVLGRNDETGVTWLRIDPLHGDTVYFEKGDSIPTTASPKVDDFQRFEASGLRYRFICVDSRGEHPDGDPVDWKGRIVVRYQIDQANGRVKLQAIPKGQIRYSTDGGSPENGATYEGPFVPPDSCRMVLAVAEAQGIKSEPLQVSMPRRHEDGRPKFEVKANAPCRWKKRHRLDATADVWAWLEKLEKHDGTARHLTINAQSEDGGQTLRFQGTHEDGYPAAALRVLFEQVQSVVGGHSLRLDVLAVNFAAGQNLLDWIASDRAELQPNEVEQVYAHV
- a CDS encoding DUF3780 domain-containing protein yields the protein MSERSRGKSGASRSKAAGESTKGAASKAMGLGFLPEEARHGFVLHLPSSPSPDSEVSISEHREFEVDEGRLRLPVLTKGDPAVRVVLRRGQWEALAGAFWAEATQRLKRSGLEAIRQPKRGDVPLHPLLGKELCVLAWAIEDADPQIIPEAIRNWEGLAPEERWWLYTMTAAATGQAHQRGIGWRKALRFALTENPITKGDGLPPRARKQLLQSNQLSLL
- a CDS encoding DUF1156 domain-containing protein; the encoded protein is MSKKTFIETQFPIARLSAESYRERKAVSGQTLTGIGKWWGRKPLVLVRASILGMLIPASHDPKRDAEIFLKLMTMDDGGLWLRRKATLPDRELLAAAPAYRQEWKDTDDRESLRDLIWESLPPEERERLNEKRRFSLSRDSFEALSYSDKLKVCLRPEHIRGPDLEAWSEINAHLGTSAGSLEELVAELGRKRFGRLPQVGDSFCGGGVFLSKLQGSAARPTRAI